One genomic region from Branchiostoma lanceolatum isolate klBraLanc5 chromosome 7, klBraLanc5.hap2, whole genome shotgun sequence encodes:
- the LOC136438411 gene encoding lysophosphatidic acid receptor 3-like yields MNGSTGNLTVGNSTVFETFEPCFRWYLENKMDYDLAVAACSHLPAPILDENRKVGIVSAVVGTIALFMNGVVLSAVLKNHQLSKPMYLFVANLATTDCLAGLFSFFLYASFNFELPGPLTVLGIVCAFFLVLVLSAVGVILLSVDRYLAILHPIFYQTRMSGRHVAVSLGMAWPVCVLVCLSPLMGWNCIDMNIENCVSLVPVSYAILINTILLMAVVIVVFVNVRIFIVLKRRVSRNTPPQNPQDDLPAARRREQRVATRQHQQTKTSLKKQVTVIIIAAVFVAFCLPICIGAVWQFSCLAREDCETDARPYWGMVIALCNSAINPVIYALRIKKIREAAHRRARRLANAVREKLGYGRSSNNQAVNIRTVGGARAMEAAGPNTDNRAGQLSKWAVSRRAAENPINTQNSSRPNVLSVVSPNTVKMPAVAT; encoded by the coding sequence ATGAACGGCAGTACCGGTAACTTGACCGTAGGAAATTCCACGGTATTCGAGACTTTCGAGCCGTGTTTCCGCTGGTACCTGGAAAACAAAATGGACTACGACCTGGCAGTAGCTGCATGCTCTCATCTTCCCGCGCCGATTCTAGACGAGAACAGGAAAGTCGGGATCGTGTCCGCCGTCGTCGGGACAATAGCTCTCTTCATGAACGGTGTGGTTCTGTCCGCAGTGCTGAAAAACCATCAGCTGTCCAAACCCATGTACCTGTTCGTGGCAAACCTTGCTACAACGGACTGTCTGGCAGGTTTGTTCTCGTTCTTCCTTTACGCTAGTTTCAACTTTGAACTGCCGGGACCGTTGACAGTGTTGGGCATAGTCTGTGCCTTCTTTTTAGTGCTGGTCTTATCAGCTGTTGGCGTGATCCTCCTGTCCGTGGACCGTTATCTGGCCATCCTCCACCCTATATTCTACCAGACCCGCATGTCTGGGCGACACGTTGCCGTGAGTTTGGGGATGGCGTGGCcagtttgtgtgcttgtgtgtttgtctccTCTCATGGGCTGGAACTGCATCGATATGAACATAGAGAACTGCGTATCGCTCGTACCAGTAAGCTACGCGATCCTTATAAATACCATCCTGTTGATGGCCGTAGTGATAGTGGTCTTCGTCAACGTCAGAATCTTCATCGTACTGAAGCGACGCGTCTCAAGAAACACTCCCCCTCAAAACCCTCAAGACGATCTGCCCGCCGCAAGACGTAGAGAACAACGAGTCGCTACAAGACAACACCAGCAGACCAAAACCAGTTTGAAGAAGCAGGTGACAGTTATCATCATTGCGGCGGTGTTCGTCGCCTTCTGCCTGCCGATTTGCATCGGGGCTGTATGGCAATTTTCGTGCTTGGCAAGAGAAGACTGTGAGACAGATGCAAGGCCATACTGGGGGATGGTGATCGCACTCTGCAATTCAGCGATAAACCCAGTCATCTACGCGCTCAGGATCAAGAAGATTCGGGAAGCTGCGCATCGCAGGGCGAGACGACTCGCCAACGCGGTTCGTGAAAAGTTGGGGTACGGGCGGTCATCGAATAATCAAGCGGTGAACATTCGGACTGTTGGAGGTGCGCGAGCAATGGAAGCTGCCGGGCCGAATACGGACAATCGGGCTGGACAGCTGTCAAAATGGGCAGTCAGTCGAAGAGCTGCGGAGAATCCCATAAACACACAGAACTCTAGCCGTCCGAATGTGCTCTCCGTAGTCTCACCAAATACAGTAAAGATGCCTGCTGTTGCAACCTAA
- the LOC136437947 gene encoding diamine oxidase [copper-containing]-like has product MEMDGDGKAYKVRSPGSADSGGSVLWKAATGVLLLVCIALAVALAVVVTGDVKPCGAGMAAVTVLDGPPGVFDDLTAAEIKAARDYLLSVTPLDIKPMQEATFYDNYIYVVELHLPPKAEALAYLDNNGPRPERQALATVYGAGRAQPVVEQYVVGPLPNPTRHTPYTPSRRKNPIPWHSRNPDGKEQTLTREALRQATRQIDNILAESFDGFKDNDCGDRCLLTLDSVPRGFKSGERMTWYRFHRAMEGFFLHPLPCAVELNHSDIDHTRWQVVQVEYNDQYFPSIADFVQSYNDGSAQKVRVPAPTGDAALYSSLRRHGSPVQPAEPLRGPELIEPDGRRYKVTGRHVEYMGWSFDWRLATTSGPHLFDVRMNGERILYELAMKEIATFYSGSDPVMTSKFVDGGLPIGGNFELARGIDCPTTATFFDTVHMMDNTGPVIYKNSVCVFELNTGIPLRRHYDSNFYDGHSFYGGLVDNALVLRSIQTVGNYDLLYDFIFHQNGVLEVKASLNGYVRTSYYQPSQAPYGYPTWGGSIANLHQHFFNYKVDLDVGGTENRFETVDITLDNVTLPFRPDVRHFLTRFERNQKTRETEATVQYDFTKPRYYNFYSDNEKNRFDVHRGYRIQLNGIGKSLLPNDGTTAVNGAAWTDYQLAVTRRKDSEPSSSSIFNQNDLYDPVVNFQSFIDDDEDIVDEDLVAWVTLAAHHLPHSEDFPVTATAGNQLQFFIRPFNFYDEDPSMASSNAVWIGRGPGSSENYVERYGTPEESTCEPKHIPMNYDGRWHDA; this is encoded by the exons ATGGAAATGGACGGCGACGGTAAAGCCTATAAGGTTAGATCGCCAGGTAGTGCGGATAGCGGCGGTTCGGTGTTGTGGAAGGCGGCTACGGGAGTGTTGTTGTTGGTGTGTATCGCTCTGGCGGTCGCGCTGGCCGTGGTGGTGACAGGGGACGTCAAGCCGTGCGGTGCAGGCATGGCGGCGGTGACCGTGCTGGACGGGCCCCCGGGCGTGTTCGACGATCTCACGGCGGCGGAAATCAAGGCGGCCCGGGACTACCTGTTGAGCGTGACACCCCTGGATATCAAGCCGATGCAAGAGGCGACTTTCTACGACAACTACATCTACGTTGTTG AGCTTCACCTTCCACCCAAGGCCGAAGCTCTAGCGTACCTGGACAATAACGGCCCCCGGCCAGAGAGACAGGCCTTAGCGACGGTGTACGGTGCCGGCAGGGCGCAGCCCGTGGTGGAACAGTACGTGGTCGGGCCCCTGCCCAACCCCACCCGCCACACGCCCTACACACCGTCCCGTAGGAAGAACCCCATCCCGTGGCACAGCCGTAACCCTGACGGCAAGGAACAGACGTTAACTCGCGAGGCACTGAGGCAGGCAACACGGCAGATAGACAACATTCTGGCG GAAAGTTTTGACGGGTTCAAAGACAACGACTGTGGCGACCGCTGTCTGCTGACCCTCGATTCAGTACCGCGAGGCTTTAAGAGTGGCGAGAGGATGACATGGTACCGCTTCCACAGGGCCATGGAGGGGTTTTTCCTGCATCCACTTCCCTGTGCGGTAGAG CTCAACCACTCAGACATTGACCACACTCGATGGCAGGTTGTCCAAGTTGAATACAACGATCAGTACTTTCCATCAATCGCCGACTTTGTCCAAAGCTACAACGACGGAAGCGCGCAAAAAGTCCGAGTTCCCGCTCCAACCGGTGACGCCGCACTGTACTCGTCCCTCCGCCGGCACGGATCCCCCGTACAGCCGGCGGAACCTCTCCGGGGACCGGAGCTGATCGAGCCCGACGGCAGACGGTATAAGGTGACGGGGCGCCACGTAGAGTACATGGGCTGGAGTTTCGACTGGCGGCTCGCCACGACGTCCGGCCCGCATCTCTTCGACGTTCGCATGAACGGGGAGCGGATTCTCTACGAGCTGGCTATGAAAGAGATCGCCACCTTCTACTCCGGCTCAGACCCGGTCATGACCTCCAAGTTCGTCGACGGCGGGCTGCCAATCGGTGGAAACTTCGAACTCGCCAGAGGCATCGACTGCCCGACGACAGCGACCTTCTTCGACACAGTCCACATGATGGACAACACAGGTCCCGTGATCTACAAAAACTCCGTATGTGTGTTCGAACTGAACACTGGGATACCTCTCCGCCGCCATTACGACTCCAACTTTTATGACGGGCACTCCTTCTACGGAGGGCTGGTCGACAACGCCTTGGTCCTTCGCTCCATCCAAACAGTGGGCAACTACGATCTCCTGTACGacttcatttttcatcaaaacGGGGTGCTGGAAGTGAAGGCGAGTCTGAATGGCTACGTACGGACCAGCTACTATCAACCTAGTCAAGCCCCGTATGGGTACCCTACCTGGGGTGGTTCGATAGCAAACCTCCATCAACATTTCTTCAACTACAAGGTGGACCTCGACGTTGGAGGAACTGAAAACAG GTTCGAGACGGTGGACATTACATTGGACAACGTCACCCTCCCCTtccggcccgacgtacgtcacTTCCTGACGCGTTTCGAACGTAACCAGAAAACAAGGGAGACGGAAGCCACCGTCCAGTACGACTTTACAAAGCCCAGATACTACAACTTCTACAGCGACAACGAGAAGAACAG ATTCGACGTTCACCGTGGGTATCGCATCCAGCTGAACGGGATAGGTAAGAGCCTTCTCCCAAATGACGGCACGACTGCAGTGAACGGCGCGGCGTGGACGGACTACCAGCTGGCCGTCACCCGTCGGAAGGACTCCGAGCCGAGCAGCTCGTCCATCTTCAACCAGAACGACCTGTACGACCCCGTGGTCAACTTCCAGTCCTTCATCGACGACGACGAGGACATCGTGGACGAGGACCTGGTGGCGTGGGTCACCCTGGCGGCGCACCACCTCCCCCACTCCGAGGACTTCCCCGTTACCGCCACGGCAGGGAACCAGCTGCAGTTCTTCATACGGCCCTTTAACTTCTACGACGAGGACCCGTCCATGGCGTCCTCCAACGCCGTGTGGATCGGACGAGGTCCCGGGTCGTCCGAGAATTACGTGGAGAGGTACGGCACGCCGGAGGAGTCCACTTGCGAGCCAAAACACATCCCGATGAACTACGACGGCAGGTGGCATGACGCATGA